Within Primulina tabacum isolate GXHZ01 chromosome 5, ASM2559414v2, whole genome shotgun sequence, the genomic segment ttctaaattaatcaattattttttaaaaaaaaatatttgtgcaGAGGCTGGAATCAAGGCACAAGTCAAATCCATCAAGATTTAACTACTTGTACAGCTTGATACAAGCTGAAGTCGAGACAAACACTGCTAAATCATCCTCTAGCTGCACCAATGCACTTCTCTGGTTAACAAGGTATGAAGGTAATACTTATTAGGTTCACGAGAGCGCGTTTTGTTAATAACTATTCTTACGAAAATGGTTAATCGAGATTCAAGAATTACTATAGAAGCCTATTTTAACTCCTTATTAATCAATTCAAACTTCTATATGGGACATAATTATTATAGCAACTAGCACATCGACACGCACGTTGACTACAATCCAATTTGACTACAATCCAATTTAACCAGAAGAAGTAAAGATAGATGACGTAAATTGTAATTTTCCCTGTAATTTTTAACTAATCATTATCTACAAAAATTTCTTTTGCAATTGATGAAGCATATGAGTAGTGTTGAATGCGACCTTGCTAGCTATCATCATCGCCATCATCTGTAAAATACGTGACGTTTTTTTATCTGAATAACTAATGTTAAATACTTTTATGTCagtaaatattatatatgttattTACAAATTTGCTGCATATATTCTCATACCAAACTATTCCCATTTTGTGGCAGAGCTATTGATTTTCTAGTCGAGCTATTGCATAATCTTGAACAACATAAAGATTGGCCGATGTCCCAAGTTTACAACGATTCTTACACCAAGACCTTGAAAAAATGGCATGGTTGGCTTGCTACTTCAAGTTCTAaggtaatatatgatttatcaaattCATCcagtatatatatttatatatatgtatatttctgaagtaaatttgaatttatttggtGGGAAAATAAGGTTTCAATTAAGCTAGCACCGGATAAGAAGAAGTTCATGGAGGTGATTGGAACACAAGGTGACATCCATGGAGACAtacaaaaattctgcacagatttctCACTGATCACTTTAAGCATTCACAAGTTTCTGGTAAGCTCTCTGCTCTTTTCAATGTAAAATCGAGTTACATCGATCAATACAGGAGAGAAATGCACTACATATCCATGTTGATGCATATCGTTTGGTTGCAGGGCAGTGTTGGATTGGACAATATGAAAACATCATGACAAGTATGACGGCCGGGATATTTTGTTGATCGACCTATAATTTTCACTCTTTATATTTTGTGTTCTTTGTCTCTTCACCTTTTTACTGGTAATTTAAATGTTTACATGACTCTGGACACGATGTCAAATGATAAATCTAATCTTACATTTTGAATAGTTAGATACGTTTAAGGTCTACTTCTCCAACATATTGCCCATGCATACATGTGGAGCTTCATGTGCCTGTACAGCTCAAGTCTCAAGCGAAGTTACAGCAAAAAGAGCTTCATTATCAGCTCACCTTTTGAAATGAATCTTGTTTCACAATCACCCCCTTTTTAAACCATTTTATAATCAAGAAACACAGGGGAAATAAAGATAGTCGAGGCTTACCCCAATACCGAAAGTATCTGTAAGGGGTGAATCCCTGGGATTTTCATGCTTATTGCAAATCTGGAGTCTTCATGCCCTGCAAGAGACTTTCTTTACGCATTTCTACCTCCTGTAGCTGTTCAAACACACTTTGTTTCATTTTTCTAATGTGGGATAAGGTTTATGAATATATGATAATGTCAAAAAAAAATCCCTGTAGATGCTAATTTGTATActacttaaataaaattttgatatccAAAAGCAATGctttacaagaaaattaaatgGCTTTGGTATCATTTCTCAATATATTTTTGTCCCTCTATACAAATCTCGCACATGAAAGGAGATGAAAAGAAAGGGAATCAGTCAGAGACTACAATACACATGATTTCCATCCTTCCAAAACTTATGAGATAACAAAAACCCTGAGCTCTTCTCTATCTCCTCGAGTGATACGTGTATCAGAGTCGAGGTAGGTAACATCAAATTCACCGGTTCCAGTATTGGATCGAGGCCGTAATGCATCTGGCAAACGGGGAATATCCACTGGTGGTAGCTGTGATAAGTTTCCAGTTGCTTTCACGGTTGTTTTCTCGAAAGTTATCTTGATCCTATTAGTTCCTGTTCAATGAAAGAACAGTAGTTTTAATAAATACATGAGAAAAGTTAATGAAAGTAATTGAGCCAAAATAA encodes:
- the LOC142547680 gene encoding glycolipid transfer protein 1-like, whose protein sequence is MTIVKLDINSNILRLESRHKSNPSRFNYLYSLIQAEVETNTAKSSSSCTNALLWLTRAIDFLVELLHNLEQHKDWPMSQVYNDSYTKTLKKWHGWLATSSSKVSIKLAPDKKKFMEVIGTQGDIHGDIQKFCTDFSLITLSIHKFLGSVGLDNMKTS